In Streptomyces sp. P9-A4, the genomic window CGGGTGAGAACGGGCTGAGCGGACTGTCCGGGTCGGCGGCGTTCTTGAAGAACTGGGACGCGAACTCGTGGTACGGCTCCGCGATGTCGAGCCAGCCCAGGTAGACCCCGCGGATGCGGGCCGTGAGGTCCTTCTCGCCGCCGGTCAGGATGGACTCGACGGCGGCCTGGTGCTCCTCGGCGATCCGGTCGTAGAAGCCCTGGACGAGGTGCTCCTTGGACGAGAAGTAGTAGTACGCGTTCCCGACGGAGACCCCGGCCTCCTGGGCGATGGCCCGCATCGTCGTCTTGTCGTAACCGCGCTCCTTGAACAGCCGGAGCGCGGTTTCGAGGATGAGCGTGCGGGTCTGCTCGCTCTTCGGGGCCTTCTTCTCGTCGGCCTGCTTCTCTTCCTTCACGTCCTTCACGGGACCGAGCCTAGCCGGGCGGACCGGGCACCTCGCAGCGCCCGTCCTCGCAGGGCCCGCCCCCGGCGCCGGGCCCCTTGAGGGCCTCGCGCCACCTCGCCGCGGCGAGGACCGTCATCCGGGCGAAGGGCTGCCCGGTGGGGGTGGCCAGCCAGTGGGCCTTGGCCCGGTGGTCGGCGAGCGCCCAGAGGCAGACGATCCAGGCGGCGGTCTCCCGGTAGACCTGCCCCCGGTCCGCGACCACGGTGATCTCCCGCAGGGTGGCGGCGTGGTCGAGGGCCGGGAAGCGGCGTCCGGCCTCCTGCGAACCGGCCGGTACGAGGTCCAGCGGGACGAGCTGCCGCTGGCGCAGCAGCCAGTGCCTGAGGTGGACGCAGAGCGGGCAGTCGGCGTCGTACAGCACCGTCAGCTGTCCCACGGGGGTCGGCACGGCGGCTCAGCCCTGCGGTGCGGGCGGGGCCCAGGGGCCGGCCTTGGGGGTCGTGGTCCAGCCCTGCGGGCCGACCGGCGGCACCTGCTCGCGCTCCATGACGCCCCGGCGCCGGATCTTGTTGAGCACGTACACGTTCCCGAGGTGCATGACGCCGAGGACCAGCAGGACCACCCCGAGCTTGACGGAGAGCGCCTCGAAGAGTGCGCGGGCGTCGAGGACGGCGTCGTCCTGGCTCAGATAGAGGGCGACGAAGCCGAAGTTGACGAGGTAGAAGCCCACCACCAGGAGGTGGTTGACCGCTTCGGCGAGCTTCTCGTTCCCGTGCAGGACGTCCGCGAGGAAGATCCTTCCGTTGCGGCTGAGCGTGCGCGCGACCCAGATGGTCAGGGCCACGCTGATCAGCAGGTAGACGATGTACGCGATGACAGTGAGGTCCATGCCCCACCCTCCCTTGAACACGTTCAAAAGCTGGCGGTCCTGACTGTAGACCTCTCTTTGAACGCGTTCAAGTCGTCTGTGGAAACCCGTTGGCCGCCCCCCGGGGCAGGACCTAGGGTCGGCGGGTGACTCTCTCTCATGACCTGGCCGGACCCGGCCCCTCCACCGTCCTGCTGCTGCACTCCGGGGTCTGCGACCGCCGGATGTGGGACGGGCAGTTCCACGCGCTCGCCGAGGCGGGACACCGGGTCGTCCGCTGCGACCTCCGCGGCTTCGGCGACAGCCCCGTCGACGCCCGGCACACCCATGCCGAGGACGTCCGGGACCTCCTCGACCACCTCGGCGTCGACCGCGCCGCCGTGGTCGGCTCCTCCTTCGGGGGCCGCGTCGCCCTGGAGTTCGCCGCCCGCCACTCCGGCCGCGTCTCCGCCCTCGCCCTGCTGGGCTCCGGCATCCCCGGCTTCGCGCCCGGCGACGAACTGCGCGCCTGGGGCGCCCGCGAGGACGAGCTGCTCGACGCCGGCGACCTCGACGCCGCCGTCGAACTCAACGTCGACACCTGGCTCGGCCCCGACGCCGGCCCCGAGGCCCGCGCCCTCGTCCGCGCGATGCAGCGCCACGCCTTCGACGTCCAGCTCGCCGCCCCCGAGGAGTTCGACCCCGTCGACCCCGAGGTCACCCGGGACGAACTCGCCGGGATCGAGGCCCCCGCCCTCGTGGCCGTCGGCGGCCACGACCTCCCCGACTTCCGGGCCGTCGCCGACGACCTCGCCCGGCTGCTCCCCGCCGCCCGCCGCCTCGACCTCGACTGGGCCGGGCACCTCCCCGCCCTGGAACGCCCGGAGGAGACCGCCCGCCTCCTCACGGCCTTCCTGGCGGAGACCGTCTAGGGCCTGTCGTCACCCTCCCGGCGGGCCGGGACCGTACCCCTCAGCGCGGGTCCGGCCCCTCCGCCGCCACCTCCACGAACAGATCGACGTCCCGGAGTGCCTCCGACACCAGCAGTGCCGGTACGTCGGACAGCGCGGCCTCCGACCAGGCGCCGCGCGCCCCCGCCGTACCGGCACGGCGCTCGAACCGCACCGGGCCCGTCGAGCAGAGCCGGGCCACCCCGTCACCGCTCGCCCCCTCGTCCACCAGCTCCACCAGGAGCCGCGCCCGCCAGCAGGTCGCCTCGTCCACCGGAACGTCCCCCGGCACCGGCAACTCCCGTGCCATCTCCGCGGACCAGCCGTCCGAGAAGTAGCCGAGGTGGTTCCCCGTCCAGCCGCGCTCGGCCATCAGGGCCCGCGCCTGCCCGTACCGCAGCACGCGGCCCGCGAACCGGTGCGCGTGCGCGCCGGCCGCCACCTCCTCCGGGGCGAGCGGATACACCTCGCGGAAGACCTGCTTGAACGGCCCGCGCTCCGCCCCCTCCGGCGCCGCGGCCCGCCACTCGGCCACCTCCTCGTCCCCGGCCCGCAGCGGATGCCACAGCCGCAGCCGGGCCCCGGGCCCCACCGGACACGCGGTCCCGTCCGCACCGGCGAGGGCCCAGCCGCCGCCCGTGCGCTCCGGCAGGCCCGCCGTCCACCGCTCCCCGCCGTCCGCCGTGGCCTCCCACAGCAGCGCGCGGGCCACCGCCCCCGTCACCGGGTGGTCGACGTAGTACCGGTGCCAGTCCTCCGCCGGCCAGGTCGTCCCGGCCGCCAACTGCTCCTCCAGCCGGGCGCGCTCGGCGGCGAGGAGGGCCTGCGTCTCCTTGAACGCCCCCCTGACCTCCTTCAACTCCTCGGCGTACGCCTCCCGGACCTCCTTCGGCGCGGTCCTCAGGAGCCGGCCCTCGGGGCCCCGGAACGACAGCAGGGCCGTGCCCGGCTCCCGTACCGAGAGCTCCGCCGTGAACGCGCCGAGCCGCGCCTCCCTGACCCCCCGCCCGTCGAGCCCGAGCGTCGCCACCCCGCGCTCCCGGAGCATCGACGGCGTCACCCCGGAGCGGGCGGCGACGGTCTCCAGGGCCTTGGCGATCCCCTTGGCCACCGTGCGGTTGCGCACCTTCTTCGGCAGCCGCCCGAGCCACTGCACGGCCTCCTCGCCCCGGGCGCCCTCACAGGCCCCGAGCACCGCGACCGCCGCCGTGGCCAGCGGCTGGCTGCGGCACATCCCGCCGGAACCCCCGAGCCCCGTGCCCGCGTGGAGGGCGACGGCACCCGCCATCGGCACCACCCACTCGGCGTCCACGTCGAGCGCCGCCCACAACAGGCCCCGGACGAGCGAGGTGTTGGTGCTCGCGGCGAGCGTCGGAATGTCCGCTCCCCACGGATTCGGCTCGCTCACCCGGTGCGCGGGCTGGGCGACGATCCCCCCGAGAAGGCCCCGCACCACCTCCGCCCCGTTCGCGGCCGTCGCCAGCAGCTCCGCCGACCGCTTCCGCCAGCTCCGCGTGGCCCGGGGCTGCTCAAGGGTGCCGCAGTGACTCAGGAACTCCGGCACCCCCGCGCCCGTGAGCAGCGCCCCGTGCGCCGCGCGCATCGCCGGGCCGTAGTCGTCGAGCGCGTCCAGGACATGGCGGGGCAGCCGACCCGGACGGAACCGCACCGCCTGCCGCAGCAGGACGTCCATCCGGTCCCGGAGCGCGGCGAACTCGTCGCTCCGGTGGACCCGGAGCGATTCGGCCGCCGCGCGCAGCGACCGCACCCGGGGCCGGTCGAACTCCCCGGACTGCTCCGCCGCCGCCAGCGCGATCGGTACCAAGGACCGGAACGACTGCCGCAGTTCGTGGGGGGCGACCTCCGCGTCCTTGCCGAGGAGGCGGGCGAACAGCACGTCGGACTCGGCGGTCGACCAGCCGAGTTCCTGCCCGGCCAGGGCGGCCAGCGCGGGTCCCGCCACGTCCTCGTCCGAGCGCCGGCAGACGCGCCGGTGCAGGACGAGTGCCGCCTCCCGCCGCCCCGCCGTGTCCAGCGACTCCAGGAACTCCCCGAGCGCGCCCGCCCCGTCCGTCCGCTCGCGCTCGCGCTCGACCGCCTCGTCAAGGCCGCTTCCCGGGCCTGTGATCCCCACCATGGTCCGACGGTAGACGACGCCACCGACAGCGCTCAGGCGAGTCTGCGCACCCCGGGCACGAGCACCGTGGCCAGGCAGCAGCCGCCCACCACCACCGCGGCGGCGGCCAACGGCACTCCGGGCCCCCACGCCGAAGCGGCGAGCGGCGCCAGCACGTACCCCAGGGGCATCGCCGCCAGCGAGAGCAGCCAGTCGTACGAGGTGACCCGGGCCAGCGCGTGCGGGGGCACCTCCCGCTGCACGGCGGTCGCCCACACGGGTGAGAGGAAGCCGAGCCCCGCCTGCGCGAGGCCGTACGCGGCGATCGTCACCGGGGCGGGCGCCGCGACCGCGAGCAGGACCAGTGGCAGGGCGTACGTGGCGAGCCCGAGGTTCGCCACGAGGACCGGGCGCCGGGGGCTGAACCGGTCGGCGAGCAGCGCCCCCAGGAGGAAGCCGACGGCGCCGACCTGGAGCAGGACGACCCAGGTGGTGCCGCCCCCGAGCCGCTGCACGGCCACGGCGGGGCCGAGGGTCATCAGGACGGCCGCCGCGCCGTTCCACGCGCTGTGGCCGATGAGGCTGCTCCAGTACCAGTCCCGGGAGCGGACCTCCCGCCAGCCTTCCACCAGATCGGCCCGGAGCGAGCTGCGCGGGATCGGCACCCGCTCCACCCGCACCGCCGTCAGGAGCAGGGCGCTGGCGGCGAAGGTGGCCGCGTCGAGCACGAACGCCCAGCCCGGCCCCACGGTCAGGACGAGGGTGCCCGCGAGCGCCGGCCCGCCCAGCCGTCCGGCGCTCTGGGCGACGCTCATCGCCGCGTTGGCCCGGTGCAGCGACTCGGCGGGCACCGTCCCCTTCACGAGCGGCGAGCTGGTCGGCATCGCGAACGCCCCCGCCGCGCCGCCGAGCGCCTCGGCGACCGCGAGCACGGCCAGGCTCGGGGCGCCGCCGAGCAGCTGGACGCCGACGACCAGCTGGGTGACGCACCGGACGAGGTCGGTGGTGAGCGCGACCGTCCGGGCGTCGAACCGGTCGCCCACGACCCCGCCCAGCGGCAGCAGGAGCAGCTTGGGGACCATCGCGCAGCCGAGGACCAGGGCGAGCGCCGTCGTGGAGCCGGTGGCCTCCAGGACGGCGAGGGCGAGGGCGGCGGGGATGGCGGCGTCGCCCAGGAGGGAGAGCGCCCGGCCGGTGAAGAGCAGTCGGAAGGAGCGGGTGCGCAGGGGGTGCGGGACGGGTAGGGGTGCCGTGGCGGGAGCAGCGGTCATGCCGGAAAGATATTTCGGAACCGAATGACTCGTCAATGAAAATATTCGGTACCGAAGTAGTTCGAGGTGGATGAGCGGGAGCGGCGACGTACGATCGGGCCATGGAGCCGACGGAAGCGACCGACCCCCCGGAGGCGACCCCCGCGCGGCGCGACTGGACCGACGGGCACGTCGCCCGCTGGCAGCCCGTCCTGCCCGGCCTCGACCCCGTCGTCGAAGGAGCCGTCACCCGGATGAAGAAGCTCTCCGTCCATCTGCGCCGGGTCAGGGAGCAGTCCCTCGTCGACTTCGACCTGGAACGCCACGAGTTCGACACCCTGCACAAGATCGCCGGCCGCGGCGGCAGCGCCGCCCCCTCCGAACTCGCCCAGGACCTCGACCTGGCCCCCGCCTCCGTCTCCGGCCGTCTCGACGCCCTGGAGAAGCGCGGTTTCGTCCGCCGCACCCCGTCCACCACCGACCGCCGCCGGGTCGTCGTCGAACTCACCGGGACCGGCCGCGAGACCTGGCTCGGTGCGATGGACGTCCTGGGGGACGAGGAGTACCGCCTGCTCGGAGTCCTCACCCCCGAGGAACGGACCCTCCTCAACGACATGCTCCGCCGGATCATGATCGAGGCGGAGTCCACCGAACCACCCCACACCTGGCACGGCTGACGCCCCGGCCCAGGCCGTCCCCGCCCAGGCCGCCTACGACGACACCCCCGCGAACGCGGCGCCCGCGATCCGCACGGCTCTGGCCGTCTCCCCCTCCGGGTCCGTGCCGGTCGGCAGCATGGAGTACACCAGCACCCGTCCCAGGTCCGGAGTCGCGAACACCCCGCTCGCGTAGCCGTGGTTCGAGCCCGTCTTGCCCCAGACGGTCGGCCCGCCGCCGGGCAGCCGGACCCGGTTCAGCCCGCCGTAGCTGAACGCGGCACCGGGTATCTCCGGCGTCACGAACAACAGCCCCCGCTCGGCCGGCCGCAGCAGCCGTCCCCCGGTCAGCGCGGTGAAGAAGCGCTCCAGGTCCGAGGCGCGGGAGACGATCCCGCCCTCCGCCCACGCCCAGTCCTCGGCCGGCAGTGAGGTGTGGCGCAGCCCGAGCGGGCGCAGGATCCGGGCGTCGAGCTCCTCCGCGTACGACCGGCCTGTCACCTTCTCGATCACCAGGCCGGCGAGGAAGTAGTTGATGCCGTTGTACTGGACGGCGGCCCCCGGGGTCGTAGGGGTGCCGCAGGAGACCGCGGAGGTCACCACCTCGGCGGGAGTGCCCGGCCGCACGCAACGCGGCTTCTGGAGGCCGCTGGTGTGGCTGAGCAGCTGCCCGACGGTGATCGGCTCGTAGGCGGCGGGCAACAGGCCGGGCAGCAGCTCCTGGACGGTGTCGTCCAGGGAGAGCCGTCCCTCGCCGACGAGCTGGAGCGCTGTCGCGGCGGTGAAGAGCTTGGTGACGCTGCCGACGGCGAACTCCTCGTCGACCGGCGCCGTCCACTCCCCGGCGGTCCCTCTCCAGCGCCCCTCACGCCCGGTGACCCGCGCCATCGCACCCCGCACGGACGCGTCGGGCAGCCCGGCCAGCGCGTCCCGCAGGGCGGCCGGATCGACATGCCCGCTCCGGACCCCGCCCGCGTCGCCCGCGGCGGCAGGCACCGTCACGGCCGCCGAAGCACGTACCGTCGCACCCGCCGAAGGCGCGGCGGCCGAGGCCGGCACCACCGCCGCACCCGTCACCACCAGCGCCGCGGCCGTCGCGGTGGCCGACCAACGAGCCTTGCGCATCCATGAGTTCGTCATGGATCAAGACTCCCGCGCGGCCCGCCCCCACACCATCGGGGACGACCCCGGCCCGACCCGGGCCCGCCCCCTAGGGCGAACCCTGGCTCCGACCCTCACTCACATGCTCAGCGACCGCGCGTAGTTGAGCTGGCCCATCACCCAGTGGATGGTGTCCGGGCCCCGCGCCGGGATCATCGTCGCGTGGTGGCGACCGCCGCTGGTCACCGTGACCTGGATGAAGCCCGTCGTCGTCTTCTCCTTCATCAGCAGGAACAGCAGTCCCAGCAGGCAGAAGATGAAGAAGATGACGGCCAGCACGATCGCGACCGTGGGCATCTTCTCCTCGGTCCGCGACATGTCCATCGCGTTCCACACGGAGCCCTTCAGGGGCATCGCCCCGGCAGGCGTGATGATCTGGTCGCCGACCACGGTGATGTCACCCAGGCTCAGCAGCGGCGCACCCCCGCCCGCCATGCCCGGTTGCGGCACCGGCAGGTGCTGCGGCGGGACGGGCACGCCCTCGGGCATGGTCGGCTGGTACGGCGGAGTCTGCGGGTAGCCGTAGCCCGGCGTCCCCGCCTGCCGGCCCGGCCCCCACTCGTAGTCCTCCGACTTGTAAGGGTTCGGATCGCTCATATCCCCGTCCTTCACAACGAAAAAGCCCGCTCCTGCACGCCGCAGCGTACAGAAGCGGGCCGAAGCACCGAACCCGGAGGTCAGAAGCGACGCGTGATCAGCGCCCGCTTCACTTCCTGGATCGCCTTCGTGACCTCGATGCCACGCGGGCACGCGTCCGTGCAGTTGAACGTCGTGCGGCAGCGCCACACGCCGTCCTTGTCGTTCAGGATCTCCAGGCGCTGCTCGCCCGCCTCGTCACGCGAGTCGAAGATGAAGCGGTGCGCGTTGACGATCGCGGCCGGACCGAAGTACTGGCCGTCGTTCCAGAAGACCGGGCAGGACGACGTGCACGCGGCGCACAGGATGCACTTGGTGGTGTCGTCGAAGCGCTCGCGGTCCTCGGCGGACTGCAGGCGCTCGCGCGTCGGCTCGTTCCCCTTGGTGACCAGGAACGGCATGACGTCCCGGTACGCCTGGAAGAACGGCTCCATGTCCACGACCAGGTCCTTGAGGACCGTCAGGCCCTTGATGGCCTCGACCGTGATCGGCTTCTCGGGGTTGATGTCCTTGATCAGCGTCTTGCAGGCGAGCCTGTTCTTGCCGTTGATCCGCATCGCGTCCGAGCCGCAGATGCCGTGCGCGCACGAGCGACGGAAGGTCAGCGTGCCGTCGACGTCCCACTTGATCTTGTGGAGGGCGTCGAGCACACGCTCCTTCGGGTCGATGTCGATCTGGAAGTCCTCCCAGACCGACGCGTCCGACACCTCGGGGTTGAAGCGGCGGATCCGCATCGTGACCGTGATGTACGGGGAGGCGGCGGACTCCGCCTCGACCTTGTCCAGTACGGGGGTAGCCATCAGTACTTACGCTCCATCGGCTGGTAGCGGGTCTGGACGACCGGCTTGTAGTCGAGACGGACGGTCTCGGAGCCGTCCTCGCCGACCTCGCGGTACGCCATGGTGTGGCGCATGAAGTTGACGTCGTCGCGGTTGGGGTAGTCCTCGCGGTAGTGACCGCCGCGGGACTCCTTGCGCGCCAGGGCCGAGACGGCCATGACCTCGGCCAGTTCGAGCAGGTTGCCCAGCTCGATGGCCTCCAGGAGGTCCGTGTTGAAGCGCTTGCCCTTGTCCTGGATGGACACGTTCTCGTAGCGCTCGCGCAGCTCGGCGATCTTCTCGACGGCCGTCTTGATGGTCTGCTCCGTACGGAACACCATCACGTTGGCGTCCATCGTCTCCTGGAGCTCACGGCGGATGTCGGCGACCCGCTCGTGACCCGTGGAGTTGCGCAGCTTCTCGATCGTCGCGACGACGAGGGACTCCGGGTTCTCCGGCAGCTCGACGTAGTCGTGCTTGGCGGAGTACTCGGCCGCGGCGATGCCGGAGCGCTTGCCGAAGACGTTGATGTCGAGCAGCGAGTTCGTGCCCAGACGGTTGGCGCCGTGCACGGAGACACAGGCGACCTCGCCGGCCGCGTACAGGCCCGGGACGACGGTGGTGTTGTCGCTGAGGACCTCACCCTCGACGTTGGTCGGGATGCCGCCCATGGCGTAGTGCGCGGTGGGCTGGATCGGGATCGGGTCCGTGTACGGCTCGATGCCGAGGTACGTACGGGCGAACTCGGTGATGTCCGGGAGCTTGGCGTCCAGCTGCTCCGGCGGGAGGTGCGTCAGGTCCAGGTAGACGTGGTCGCCCTCGGGACCGCAGCCGCGGCCCTCGCGGATCTCCGTGTAGATGGAGCGGGAGACGACGTCACGGGACGCGAGGTCCTTCATGACCGGCGCGTACTTCTCCATGAAGCGCTCGCCGTCCTTGTTGCGGAGGATGCCGCCCTCACCGCGGGCGCCCTCCGTCAGCAGGATGCCCATGCGCCAGATGCCCGTCGGGTGGAACTGGAAGAACTCCATGTCCTCCAGGGGCAGACCGCGGCGGTAGCAGGCGGCCTGGCCGTCACCGGTCAGGGTGTGGGCGTTGGAGGTCACCTTGAAGAACTTGCCGGTGCCGCCGGAGGCGTAGATGACGGCCTTGGCCTGGAAGATGTGGATCTCGCCGGTGGCGAGCTCGTACGCGACCACGCCGGCCGACTTCTTGACGCCGTCCTCCTCGACCAGGAGCTGGTCCAGGACGTAGAACTCGTTGAAGAACTCCACGCCCTCCTTGACGCAGTTCTGGTACAGCGTCTGGAGGATCATGTGGCCGGTGCGGTCCGCGGCGTAGCAGGACCGGCGGACCGGGGCCTCGCCGTGGTTGCGGGAGTGGCCGCCGAAGCGGCGCTGGTCGATGGTGCCGTTCGGGGTGCGGTTGAACGGCAGGCCCATCTTCTCCAGGTCGAGGACGGCGTCGATGGCCTCCTTCGCCAGGATCTCGGCGGCGTCCTGGTCGACCAGGTAGTCACCGCCCTTGACCGTGTCGAAGGTGTGCCACTCCCAGTTGTCCTCCTCCACGTTCGCCAGCGCGGCGGCCATGCCGCCCTGCGCGGCGCCCGTGTGGGAGCGGGTGGGGTAGAGCTTCGTCAGCACGGCGGTGCGGCTGCGCTTCGTCGACTCGATGGCCGCGCGCATGCCGGCGCCACCGGCGCCGACGATGACGGTGTCGTACTTGTGGATCTTCATGAGTGGATTACCTCAGCCCCGTGCCTAGCGGATGTTCGGGTCGAAGGTGAAGATCACCAGCGTGCCCAGAAGGATGGTGAACACCGTGGCGGTGTACAGCAGGCCCTTGAGCCACAGGCGCGTGTTGGCCCGCTCCGCGTAGTCGTTGATGACGGTACGGAGGCCGTTGGCGCCGTGCAGCATGGCGAGCCAGAGCATCAGCAGGTCCCAGACCTGCCAGAACGGGGACGCCCAGCGGCCGGCCACGAAGGCGAAGCCGATCTTGGAGACGCCGCCGTCCAGGAAGAGCTGGATCAGCAGGTGGCCGAGGACCAGGACGACGAGCACGATGCCCGAGAGGCGCATGAAGAGCCACGCGGCCATCTCGAAGTTGCCGCGGGTCGCGCGCGGGGTCTTGCCGGTGCGCTTGCGCGGGGCCTCGATGTACGGCGCGGGGTTGTCCACGTCGTAGTGGGCGCCGCCCTCGACGGGGCCGATCGCGGCGGAGGTCGTGTCAGCAGACATGAGTGGCGTCAGCTCCCGAACAGTTCACGTGCGGCGTGGCCGAGGACGGGGTACAGCGAGCCCGCCATCAGGACGACCCAGATGCCCACGACGGTCCAGAGCATCTGCTTCTGGTAGCGCGGGCCCTTGGACCAGAAGTCCACGGCGATGACACGGAGACCGTTCAGCGCGTGGAAGAGGATGGCGGCGACGAGGCCGTACTCCAGAAGAGCGACGATCGGCGTCTTGTAGGTCGCGACGACCTCGTCGTACGCCTCGGGGGAGACGCGGACGAGAGCGGTGTCCAGCACGTGTACGAACAGGAAGAAGAAGATGAGGACGCCGGTGACTCGATGAGCCACCCAGCTCCACATTCCTTCCCGGCCGCGGTACAGCGTTCCAGCCGGCACGGAAAAACCCTCCGGGAGCGGGGATCAGGGTCGGCCGGCTTCTCTGTCGGTTCGACCCGGCCGGGTACGGTCCACCGGCCCCGGTCATCGTAGCGACGACTTGTCGGTTCGCTCGCGCGGGGTCCATCGGTGTGATCAAACAGGCACGGACGGGCTATCGCACAGGCCGGAAACACCGCATTTCGGACGAAATCACGGTGCGGAGTGTCGCGGTGTGAGTCCTTCGGCCAGCCGGAAGGCCAGGCGGGCGCGGGCGAGCCGCCGCAGTTCCTCGGCCGCGATCACCCTTTCCTCCTCCGGTTCGTTGCCGAGACGTGACCGGATGCCTGCCAATACCTGGTCGAGACGCTCCCCGGGGCGCACTCCGTCGAGGCTGATCACGAACGCGTGTCCGAAGCTGCTCTCGTACGCGGCATGGGCGGCCCGCAGCGCGGTGCGCGCCGCCGGCGGCGCGTCGGGGTGCGGCAGGGCCGAGGACTCGGCGGCCAGGGCGTCGTCGAGATCGGCGCGGGACAGGTCGTACCCGGCCTCGTCGGTGGCGGCGAGCAGGGCGTCCACCGTCGGGTACGGGCGGTGCGCCGCCACCCGTTCGGCCCAGCGGTGACTGTGGCAGCAGGAGAGGAGCAGGGCCTCGGCCTCGGCGGGGGAGGCGGCGTTGAAGCGGGTCAGCCCGTGGAAGGGGCCCTTGACCTGGGCGGGTATCGCGGGGGTGGCAGACGTGTCCGTGGAGCCCGGCTTCCGGCAGGGGACGTGGGTGTCGCTGGTCAGCGTGGGCTCCGGTACTCCGGGACGGGTGGGGCGGATCGCGCGCGGGACGGGCGCGATGGGGTGGGTGTGACGCAACGTTATCGACGGGACGAGGGAAGTGTCCGACGGATGCGCGAATTTCACCCGGAAGGGAGAGTTTCGGAACACATGATGGACGAAAGGGTTCCGGTCGTCGCTCCGCACCGTCCCCGGCCCGTCCCCCGATTG contains:
- the sdhA gene encoding succinate dehydrogenase flavoprotein subunit, coding for MKIHKYDTVIVGAGGAGMRAAIESTKRSRTAVLTKLYPTRSHTGAAQGGMAAALANVEEDNWEWHTFDTVKGGDYLVDQDAAEILAKEAIDAVLDLEKMGLPFNRTPNGTIDQRRFGGHSRNHGEAPVRRSCYAADRTGHMILQTLYQNCVKEGVEFFNEFYVLDQLLVEEDGVKKSAGVVAYELATGEIHIFQAKAVIYASGGTGKFFKVTSNAHTLTGDGQAACYRRGLPLEDMEFFQFHPTGIWRMGILLTEGARGEGGILRNKDGERFMEKYAPVMKDLASRDVVSRSIYTEIREGRGCGPEGDHVYLDLTHLPPEQLDAKLPDITEFARTYLGIEPYTDPIPIQPTAHYAMGGIPTNVEGEVLSDNTTVVPGLYAAGEVACVSVHGANRLGTNSLLDINVFGKRSGIAAAEYSAKHDYVELPENPESLVVATIEKLRNSTGHERVADIRRELQETMDANVMVFRTEQTIKTAVEKIAELRERYENVSIQDKGKRFNTDLLEAIELGNLLELAEVMAVSALARKESRGGHYREDYPNRDDVNFMRHTMAYREVGEDGSETVRLDYKPVVQTRYQPMERKY
- a CDS encoding succinate dehydrogenase hydrophobic membrane anchor subunit, with the translated sequence MSADTTSAAIGPVEGGAHYDVDNPAPYIEAPRKRTGKTPRATRGNFEMAAWLFMRLSGIVLVVLVLGHLLIQLFLDGGVSKIGFAFVAGRWASPFWQVWDLLMLWLAMLHGANGLRTVINDYAERANTRLWLKGLLYTATVFTILLGTLVIFTFDPNIR
- the sdhC gene encoding succinate dehydrogenase, cytochrome b556 subunit, whose amino-acid sequence is MPAGTLYRGREGMWSWVAHRVTGVLIFFFLFVHVLDTALVRVSPEAYDEVVATYKTPIVALLEYGLVAAILFHALNGLRVIAVDFWSKGPRYQKQMLWTVVGIWVVLMAGSLYPVLGHAARELFGS
- a CDS encoding 2-oxo-4-hydroxy-4-carboxy-5-ureidoimidazoline decarboxylase codes for the protein MTSDTHVPCRKPGSTDTSATPAIPAQVKGPFHGLTRFNAASPAEAEALLLSCCHSHRWAERVAAHRPYPTVDALLAATDEAGYDLSRADLDDALAAESSALPHPDAPPAARTALRAAHAAYESSFGHAFVISLDGVRPGERLDQVLAGIRSRLGNEPEEERVIAAEELRRLARARLAFRLAEGLTPRHSAP